atgtggaaactgcatcacttttttaagggtaaatatttaggcgagaaaatcatatattttaaagtgtCTCTGAAGAGGACGAGCTGGCCACTTTCGCTTTTTTTCCGATGTTAGATGATAAGATGGGAAGCAATGAGCAGACACTCCAGCAAGTCCCTAAAAAATAGTCCAGCATGTAAACCCCAAGCCTGTTTAAGTAATGTATTGaatcaaaatgcaaatgagATTTTATTTAAGAGAACAAGGTCAAAATGTCCTTCTGTTAAAGATCCAATTATTACAGTAACacttaaaaaggaaattaagtTTGTCGCAAAAAATCGTCTAGCAATTTAAAGCAAGAGGCTGCTtcctgtcactttttcagcaaaAGGGGTCAGAAAATGTATCATTAGTTGCGTAAGTGCTGGCgctgattgtgtttgtgtacaggGTCGTACAGGAGCTCCGGGCCTCCCAGGGAAGCCAGGGCTACCAGGATGGCGTGGTCCAGATGGGCCCCAGGTTAGTCTCTGTACTGTCTTacacaaatgtactgtataaatcacaaaaacaaactgaaccctcacatatgtattgtttttctaAAGGGCGAGAAAGGGGACCCGGGACTCATGGGATTACCAGGACTGAGGGGACCACCAGGGCCGAAGGTTAGTCACCTCGTTACTGCATCACACGCAcgattatgtacagtatttgtttggAAAGAGTTTTTTATTGACTATCATTATCTGCTGTTACATTCCTGATGGATCTTTTTAGGGTTTGCCCGGTTATAAAGGAGATAAGGTAAATTCTGAATAACACATTTCTCACAgtgcacacattttttaactaCAAAACTATTAAATcctccattttatttttctctctgttctaaAAGGGAAGCTATGGTGACCCTGGAGCACCAGGACCAAAAGGCGATAAGGTTGGTagagaaatgtctttttcttttattgcaaaACCTTAAATTGCTTTTGAAAATGCTGTGTTGTGTAACTCTTTAAAGCTGATTAATGCTTGGCTTTGACTGTAAACACTTCACCTCATGCTTTTTTTATAGTGGACCTTATCATTTGACTAGGCAGTGAAAAACTCTACAGTAGTTTGATTAATTACTGGTTAAATTCCAGAGTGGTTCTTTCACATCCCAACATTTCAAGCTCAGAGACAGATTAACTTAACATTAGACATTTTGCTGCTATGCTCTGCTCTCAATCCCTAATTTCCTCTCTCTGCAGGGTTCCATTGGTTTGCCTGGGATGCTTGGACAGAAGGTAAGAATGATTCAATAATGAGAACAGTAAAGAATCTGATGTAAACAAATTATTACATAACTCCTTTCCCAGGGTGAGCAGGGACCAAAGGGAGAGCCAGGAGTCGTAGGGAAGAGAGGGCCTACTGGACGGCCTGGGAAGAGAGGCAAACAGGTGAGGAAAGACGAGGAAGAATGATGCCCATTCTGGCGGCATCCCTTAATCCTGGTGTGGTGCGCTGACACTCTGCTCTTCCTCTTGAAACATCCTCTCACTGGCTAATTCAGTCACTCAAGTTATACTTCCAGCCCTAAGTTTAGACTTCCATAGAGGCTTTGTGTCTTTGGCATCagtttacacattcatacatgcacacaaacacatatatattttgGACCATGGACTAGATTGTCACAGTTAAGTGCACCAAGTGGCAGTGGCATGCAagccttctgtgtgtgtatgtgtgtgtgtgtgtgtgtgtgtgtgtgtgtgcgtgtgtgtgtgtgtgtgtgtgatttctaATGGAATGTTGACTGGCTTGCACAGGGCATGAAGGGCCACACTGGAGCCCCAGGGCTCATGGGCCCCCAAGGACCCCCAGGTCCAAATGGCCATCCAGGGCCTCCCGGTCCACCCGCCTCAGGTACAGTAAATCGCACATTCACTCAGAAATCAGCCTCAAATTACAGTctatttgctctttttttactctttgtttGTGTAACCCTTCATATTTGTCATatatttttgtggttttgcaGGTCTCTATCTAGTCggggaaaagggagagaagggTTCTCCAGGTCCAGCAGGTCGCTGTGACTGTGATTCCACTCTTGGTGCAAATAATGCTCCTTTTGGAAGCTACACTCAACGAGGCGGCCTCAATAAAGTCCCTGCAGTAAGACCCCCACTCAAACGGCTTccttacaatattactgtccaAAGCTAAGTCCATGTTCACACtgaattaattatttcttaTCAGCTTTCACTTTcttctgtatgtgtctgtgcagATATTTGTGGTAAACAGTGAGGAGGAGATGGACAGTCTACGTCAAGACAATGCAATAGCATTCAGGAAGGATCAGAGGTTGCTCTACTTCAAAGATAAAGAGGGATGGAAGCCCATACAGGTGACGATTATTAGAGTGTTGTGGCCTGAAATTGGAACACTGAGCTGTAAAACTTCCGAATTTTAAGTAACCAGTGACATAATTTTTCACACAGAAGCCAATGAACACACAAATGATCATACACAGCTCACATCTATGCCTCTAGGCCAGAGATCTTCAAcgtttttaggccaaggaccccttggCACAAAACTTCCAAACTTCCCAAACCCATTTTTTAGACATAATTTGGAGGCCACCCAGCACTAAGTCTAAGTCTGAGGACACCCTAAGGGTCACAGACCCCCTGTTTAATATCACTGCCCTGAGCTAAAACTGGACCACATTTGAGTTTGAACTTTTCCACCTAATAAAGCTCAGCCTCATTttgaattgacaataaagctaAGATTTCTAATTGCCTGAAATGTTGGTTTTCTTGTCTAGCCCTTCCAGCCCTTCCAGTCCACAGAGAAAGTCCCGGACAGAGTCGGTGTGTGTGGAGACGGAATGGTGCAAGCACAGCATGGAGAGGAGTGTGATGATGGAAACCAGATTGTCACTGATGCTTGTCTCAGTGAGTTATATCTTTCTCAGttgaacacatgcacacattcccAGTAATGTAGATGTAAAGAAAAGGTAAAGAATGATCTACAGACAGTGATTATAATACTCCTTTATGTAATGAAATACAGTTTAACAAGAATTAAGATAAAAACCTGTTTATGTGGGCGCCTTGGTCGCTTGACTGGTGGAGCGCGCGCCCATGTACGGAGCTCAAGCCTCGGCACGGCAGCCGTGGGTTCAGCTCCgatctgcggccctttgcttcatgtcattccccctctctctcccatttcagtTCTAAGCTATCCTGACGgaaacaaaggcctaaaaatgcctaaaaactgatgtttacaaaaaaaaaaactatttatgtTAGTGTTACATGAAGGTCAGACTTTTTGCTGCACAAACACCAGCATGCTGTCCCATACCCCGCTGCTCATGAGATGCCCTTCAGAGCTCCAATGCACCACAGAGTCTGCACCCTGACAGAGGATAAAAGCAGTGCGCACTGTGAAACCTTTCCTTGATCTTTCATTAATCTCACGCTGCCATCCGCTCACTTCTCTCTTCTGCCCTGTTCAATTATATTAGCAGCAAAATGCTGTATTGGCATCACTGAGACACACAGCAGTGCCAAAGCAATGAGTAACGTCCTCTCTCTCACGTCCCTCCCTTGCTGTCTCCTAACTCTACCGCCCCATTCAACTCATCTCCTGTTTCCTTTCATCACTTCAGACTGTAAGTGGGCCTACTGTGGAGATGGCTACCAACATGACGGCATTGAGGAGTGTGATGGAAAGGACTTTGGTTATCAGACCTGCAAATCCTATCTTCCCGGGTATGTTCACTGGcagcagacatactgtacactcaGTGTCCATTTATTTGGGAACACCTTGCTATTAAAGATCTTCTATGCGAGGGGTTCTTATACTTTTTTCCAATGCTGTACCCTTTGAACCGtgtttttaagccaagtacCCCCTCACCAGcgtaaaacatttttacatctaTATAAAGATGAACAATACAGTGTCGGCAGTGACAGATTTACTAAACAACAACCACGATACCTAACCACATTTAAATGTTCAGGATCCATCACTTAATTCATTCACTGTTAGAGTATATTATTGTTTTAGGAATTATGCATGACATATTAGAAATGAGCATTTTGCAAAGAGATCACGTACCCCCTAGAGTACTCCAAAGTACCCACAGGGGTACCTGTAGCCCCATTTGAGAAAACCTGTTCTATGCCAAGGAAGCACAATACAGTTCCTTTTTAGTCAGCAGCACTTTAATACTGCACCCATCTAAGGGTTTTAAAGGTCATTTCAATAATGTACTTTTCCATTCAGAGATGATGGTGCCTCATCCTGGCACCACTTACTGTACAATGTTTTAGGTGCCTAAATCACACAACTCTGCATGCTTTATACTTATGCTTTAAGGAATAGTACAACCTTTTGGGGGTATGCACATGTACAAACTTGCTTTCTTGCTTGAGATTTGCTAAGATGAATACCACTGTTAGCTTTGAAAGGGGTGTTTATTTTCTCATCAAGCTCCCTGCAAGAAATCAAATAAGCGTAGTTCCCAACATTTTGAACTATTGCTTtgataaagagaaaaataggGGAAATTTGGAGGTATGCTGCATAACCTGGGAAGGTGCTGAGTGTAAATATAGGTATACATGTAGCGCAATCAGTTGCACTtcttaaatataattttctgTGTCTTCTGCAGGTCCTTTGGCCAGCTCAGATGCACTGAATCTTGCCTCATTGATTCCACTGGTTGCAAGTATTTCACCTGATCTGTAAAGATTGCAACTTTGCAGTTCCTCTTTGTGATCATGGGGGTTACATTTCAGATTTGTACGGAAGTCTTGccccttaaaaaaaatctctggtGGACTGAGAGAGAGTACTAAAGGAAAGCTCTTGTGCCTGCTCTGAGCCA
The genomic region above belongs to Etheostoma cragini isolate CJK2018 chromosome 14, CSU_Ecrag_1.0, whole genome shotgun sequence and contains:
- the wu:fc38h03 gene encoding acetylcholinesterase collagenic tail peptide isoform X2, with the translated sequence MDLAKLAVSFHILLYSAWARHSYMDSILSARSALRFLEEPLTFDPCCLMSPPPPPLFPPPPHQWKRDITDGIGMLEPSVSGGVVQEKQKPVIPGCLPGPPGPRGPEGHNGLPGIRGPKGEKGEIGRPGAKGRTGAPGLPGKPGLPGWRGPDGPQGEKGDPGLMGLPGLRGPPGPKGLPGYKGDKGSYGDPGAPGPKGDKGSIGLPGMLGQKGEQGPKGEPGVVGKRGPTGRPGKRGKQGMKGHTGAPGLMGPQGPPGPNGHPGPPGPPASGLYLVGEKGEKGSPGPAGRCDCDSTLGANNAPFGSYTQRGGLNKVPAIFVVNSEEEMDSLRQDNAIAFRKDQRLLYFKDKEGWKPIQPFQPFQSTEKVPDRVGVCGDGMVQAQHGEECDDGNQIVTDACLNCKWAYCGDGYQHDGIEECDGKDFGYQTCKSYLPGSFGQLRCTESCLIDSTGCKYFT
- the wu:fc38h03 gene encoding acetylcholinesterase collagenic tail peptide isoform X1 — encoded protein: MDLAKLAVSFHILLYSAWARHSYMDSILSARSALRFLEEPLTFDPCCLMSPPPPPLFPPPPHQWKRDITKDGIGMLEPSVSGGVVQEKQKPVIPGCLPGPPGPRGPEGHNGLPGIRGPKGEKGEIGRPGAKGRTGAPGLPGKPGLPGWRGPDGPQGEKGDPGLMGLPGLRGPPGPKGLPGYKGDKGSYGDPGAPGPKGDKGSIGLPGMLGQKGEQGPKGEPGVVGKRGPTGRPGKRGKQGMKGHTGAPGLMGPQGPPGPNGHPGPPGPPASGLYLVGEKGEKGSPGPAGRCDCDSTLGANNAPFGSYTQRGGLNKVPAIFVVNSEEEMDSLRQDNAIAFRKDQRLLYFKDKEGWKPIQPFQPFQSTEKVPDRVGVCGDGMVQAQHGEECDDGNQIVTDACLNCKWAYCGDGYQHDGIEECDGKDFGYQTCKSYLPGSFGQLRCTESCLIDSTGCKYFT